Proteins encoded within one genomic window of Pectobacterium araliae:
- a CDS encoding MliC family protein codes for MKRLLTGTALILLSGCSYLGHKQTVETLRYQCGTMPLTVTLQQGGETPAQVGFLLDGERLSLPQVVSASGVRYSNDTYTFWSKGDRAFIQRGERVIVDDCVLVPM; via the coding sequence ATGAAACGATTGCTGACGGGGACCGCGCTGATTCTGCTGAGCGGATGCAGCTATTTGGGTCATAAGCAGACCGTGGAAACGCTGCGTTATCAATGTGGCACGATGCCACTAACCGTCACGCTACAGCAGGGCGGAGAAACGCCTGCACAGGTCGGCTTCCTGCTGGATGGTGAACGCCTGTCGCTTCCTCAGGTGGTGTCTGCTTCTGGAGTCAGATACAGCAATGATACCTATACGTTCTGGAGCAAAGGCGATCGTGCATTTATCCAACGGGGTGAACGCGTTATTGTGGACGATTGCGTGTTGGTGCCGATGTAA
- a CDS encoding putative T6SS immunity periplasmic lipoprotein: MTFTAKLSAFLLIVPSFLLVGCPGSGDRLKPDELTSVRQVGSDLCFLVSDARDYQLTLIAISARAAQPQEWMLYENPSVVVTQDELCIPPSFYRFLDDSTYVVRYILQSKKYGDSRRSVVSAIVFTNDGVRSVPLRKDEAAYY, translated from the coding sequence ATGACATTTACTGCAAAATTGTCTGCGTTTCTGCTTATAGTGCCGAGTTTTCTTCTTGTCGGTTGCCCCGGTTCGGGCGATCGCCTGAAGCCAGACGAATTGACATCAGTCAGACAAGTGGGAAGCGATCTCTGCTTTTTAGTTAGCGATGCTCGGGATTACCAACTCACTCTTATTGCGATTAGCGCAAGAGCCGCTCAGCCACAGGAATGGATGCTGTATGAAAATCCCAGCGTAGTCGTTACACAGGACGAACTGTGCATTCCTCCTTCTTTTTACCGCTTTTTAGACGACAGCACATACGTCGTCAGGTATATCCTGCAATCGAAAAAATACGGTGATTCACGAAGAAGCGTCGTGTCTGCGATAGTGTTTACCAACGACGGTGTCCGAAGCGTACCGCTTAGAAAGGATGAAGCCGCTTATTACTGA
- the anmK gene encoding anhydro-N-acetylmuramic acid kinase, whose amino-acid sequence MRSGRYIGVMSGTSLDGVDVVLAAIDEHTVAQQASYCHPIPQDIKMAILGMCQGQAVTLSALGQLDTRLGILFAEAVLTLLKETALGAQDITAIGCHGQTVWHEPTGDAPCTLQIGDNNRVAALTGITTVGDFRRRDLAYGGQGAPLVPSFHHALLLHPVERRIVLNIGGIANLSLLVPGAPVRGYDTGPGNMLLDAWIWRHCAQPYDKDAAWAVSGQVNPLLLRRMLTDPYFALRAPKSTGREYFNLGWLERMLAGLPPIAPQDVQATLVELTAMSIAEQVLLVGGCERLLVCGGGARNPLIMMRLSALLPGIEVSTTDECGVSGDDMEALAFAWLASRTLSGLPGNLPSVTGASQETVLGAIYPINVD is encoded by the coding sequence ATGAGGTCAGGCAGATATATTGGCGTGATGTCCGGCACCAGTCTCGATGGTGTTGATGTTGTGCTAGCCGCGATTGACGAACATACGGTTGCTCAGCAGGCGAGTTATTGTCATCCGATACCACAGGATATCAAAATGGCCATCCTTGGGATGTGTCAGGGGCAGGCCGTAACGCTGTCGGCGCTGGGGCAGTTAGATACACGTTTAGGTATTTTGTTTGCCGAAGCGGTACTGACGCTGCTGAAAGAGACGGCATTGGGGGCGCAGGATATTACCGCGATTGGTTGCCATGGGCAGACGGTCTGGCATGAGCCTACGGGCGATGCGCCGTGTACGTTGCAGATAGGGGATAATAATCGCGTTGCTGCATTAACTGGCATCACCACCGTGGGTGATTTTCGTCGCCGTGATTTAGCCTATGGCGGACAAGGTGCTCCGCTGGTGCCGTCATTCCACCATGCATTGCTGCTACATCCTGTCGAGCGTCGTATTGTGCTCAATATCGGAGGGATCGCCAATCTGTCACTGCTGGTGCCAGGTGCGCCCGTGCGCGGTTACGATACCGGGCCGGGGAATATGCTGTTGGATGCTTGGATCTGGCGGCATTGCGCACAGCCGTATGATAAAGACGCGGCGTGGGCAGTAAGCGGCCAGGTGAATCCGCTATTGTTGCGTCGGATGTTGACCGATCCTTATTTTGCGTTACGGGCACCGAAAAGCACCGGACGTGAGTATTTCAATCTGGGCTGGCTGGAAAGAATGCTGGCTGGTCTGCCGCCGATAGCGCCGCAGGATGTTCAGGCGACGCTGGTCGAATTGACAGCCATGAGCATTGCTGAACAGGTGCTACTGGTCGGTGGATGTGAGCGTTTGTTGGTTTGTGGTGGCGGTGCGCGTAACCCGCTCATTATGATGCGGCTCTCGGCTTTACTGCCGGGTATCGAAGTCAGCACCACGGATGAATGTGGTGTGAGTGGCGATGATATGGAAGCGCTGGCATTTGCCTGGCTGGCATCACGGACGTTATCAGGGTTGCCGGGTAATTTGCCGTCCGTCACGGGGGCGAGTCAGGAAACGGTGTTAGGTGCGATTTATCCCATCAACGTAGATTAA
- the gstA gene encoding glutathione transferase GstA: MKLFYKAESSSLFAHIVLLESKLEFKLDKVDMRTKKTERGTDYMSINPKGMVPALELDDGSILTEGVAIAEYIADLVPHCNLIAPTGSMARYHTIEWLNYISAELHKTFTPIFRPGTPETYKDLLTEYLQVKFRYINLVLSEQNYLVANRFSIADAYLFTVMRWAQSLKLDMFRYPALAAYLDHIAERPSVATALKVERLKG, translated from the coding sequence ATGAAACTGTTTTACAAGGCTGAAAGCAGTTCTCTTTTTGCGCACATCGTTTTGCTCGAATCCAAATTGGAGTTCAAGTTGGATAAGGTCGACATGCGCACGAAAAAAACAGAGCGTGGAACCGACTATATGTCCATCAATCCAAAGGGAATGGTGCCCGCGTTAGAACTCGATGATGGATCGATCCTAACTGAAGGTGTCGCTATTGCTGAGTACATCGCCGATCTGGTTCCACACTGCAACCTTATCGCCCCCACTGGGAGTATGGCTCGCTACCATACGATTGAATGGCTGAATTACATTTCTGCTGAACTGCATAAAACGTTTACGCCGATCTTTCGTCCCGGCACGCCAGAAACCTATAAAGATCTATTGACCGAGTATTTGCAGGTCAAATTCCGTTATATCAATCTGGTGCTGAGTGAACAAAACTATCTGGTCGCCAACCGCTTCAGTATCGCCGATGCTTATCTGTTTACCGTGATGCGCTGGGCACAGTCATTAAAGCTGGATATGTTCCGTTACCCTGCGCTGGCCGCTTATCTTGACCATATTGCCGAACGCCCTTCCGTGGCGACCGCGCTTAAGGTTGAAAGATTGAAAGGATAA
- the pdxY gene encoding pyridoxal kinase PdxY — translation MKNILSIQSHVVFGHAGNSAAEFPMRRMGANVWPLNTVQFSNHTQYGHWTGCVMPASHLTEVVQGIADIDKLKTCNAVLSGYIGSAEQGEHILDIVRQVKAANPDAVYFCDPVMGTPEKGCIVAPGVSGFHCQQSLLAADIIAPNLPELELLGDRTVHNVTEAVETARALCEKGPKIVLVKHLSRAASREDSFEMLLVTPTDAWHISRPLVEFERQPVGVGDLTSGLLLVNLLKGVALDKALEHTTAAVYEVMLVTKEMNEYELQLVAAQDGIANPRHHFQAVRLS, via the coding sequence ATGAAAAATATACTTTCCATCCAATCACATGTCGTTTTTGGCCATGCGGGTAATAGCGCGGCAGAGTTTCCGATGCGTCGGATGGGCGCAAACGTTTGGCCATTGAATACGGTACAGTTCTCGAACCATACCCAATATGGCCACTGGACGGGATGTGTGATGCCTGCCAGCCACTTGACTGAAGTGGTACAGGGTATTGCGGATATCGACAAACTGAAGACGTGTAATGCGGTGTTGAGTGGTTATATCGGCTCTGCTGAGCAAGGTGAACATATTCTGGATATTGTTCGGCAGGTAAAAGCTGCTAATCCTGATGCGGTGTACTTCTGTGACCCCGTGATGGGCACGCCGGAGAAAGGCTGTATTGTTGCTCCCGGCGTATCGGGTTTTCACTGTCAGCAGTCGCTACTCGCGGCTGACATTATTGCGCCGAATCTGCCTGAGTTGGAACTGCTTGGTGACCGTACCGTGCATAATGTGACGGAAGCCGTGGAGACTGCACGTGCACTGTGTGAAAAAGGGCCCAAAATCGTTCTGGTGAAACACCTTAGCCGAGCGGCAAGCCGTGAAGACAGCTTCGAAATGTTGCTGGTCACGCCGACGGATGCCTGGCACATTAGCCGCCCGCTGGTGGAGTTTGAGCGTCAACCTGTTGGTGTGGGCGATTTAACCAGTGGATTGCTGTTGGTGAACTTGCTGAAGGGTGTGGCGTTGGATAAAGCGCTGGAGCACACAACGGCGGCAGTATATGAAGTCATGCTGGTGACGAAAGAGATGAATGAGTATGAGCTGCAATTGGTTGCTGCTCAGGATGGTATCGCCAATCCGCGTCATCATTTCCAGGCCGTTCGCCTGTCGTGA
- a CDS encoding ABC transporter substrate-binding protein, whose amino-acid sequence MNDVIKNRFKQSLLLLTLCATGAMPSAFAAQVPAGTVLADKQELVRGNGSEPASLDPHKVESDVEGHIINDFFDNLVRVGDDGTIQPRLAERWDNKDNTVWTFHLRPDAKWSDGSPLTADDVVYSWRRLGDPKTLSPYGSYVASMYVKNAAEIMAGKKTPDTLGIKALDSHTVEVTLERPLSYFLEMSAYHVLVPLPKAVLEKHPENWTQVGNFVSSGPYTMSEWVVNERIVGKRNTQYWDDAHTVINKVTYLPISSQAAELNRYKSGEIDITGPLSPIQFASLQKEYPQEVKISPQLGTYFYQFNTQKPPFDDARVRRALDLSLDKTVIAEKVMGMGQKPAYNLVPQNTGGYTRQEPEWANWTQEQRNAEAKKLLEEAGFNAKNPLRFNLLYNTSESHLRVAIAASSMWKKNLGVEATLQNQEWKTMLDTIRSGNYEVVRYSWIGDYNEPSTFLEILQSGNSNNNSKFSNVEYDALLQKALAVGNRQEKQGIYQQAMTILNQQAPLLPIYHYSLPQMVKPYIGGFLPDIRGNYYAQDMYVIKH is encoded by the coding sequence ATGAATGATGTAATCAAAAATCGCTTCAAACAATCGCTACTGCTTCTTACTTTATGTGCCACAGGGGCGATGCCATCGGCTTTTGCGGCACAGGTTCCTGCTGGGACGGTGCTGGCGGACAAGCAAGAACTGGTGCGAGGCAATGGTTCTGAGCCTGCCTCGTTGGATCCGCATAAGGTAGAAAGTGATGTAGAAGGCCACATTATCAACGACTTCTTCGATAATCTGGTGCGCGTGGGTGATGATGGCACGATACAGCCGCGGCTGGCCGAGCGCTGGGATAATAAAGACAACACGGTGTGGACGTTCCACCTACGGCCTGATGCCAAATGGTCTGATGGTTCGCCGCTGACCGCCGACGATGTGGTTTACAGCTGGCGACGTCTTGGCGATCCTAAAACGCTATCGCCTTACGGCAGCTACGTCGCCAGTATGTATGTGAAGAATGCCGCAGAGATTATGGCGGGCAAAAAGACACCCGATACGCTGGGCATAAAGGCGCTGGATAGCCATACGGTTGAAGTTACGCTGGAACGTCCGCTTTCCTATTTCCTGGAAATGTCGGCCTATCATGTTCTGGTGCCGTTGCCGAAAGCGGTGCTTGAAAAGCACCCAGAAAACTGGACGCAGGTTGGGAATTTTGTCAGCAGCGGCCCTTACACGATGAGTGAATGGGTGGTGAACGAACGTATCGTCGGTAAGCGCAATACCCAGTATTGGGATGATGCGCATACTGTAATTAACAAAGTCACGTATCTGCCGATTAGCTCGCAGGCGGCGGAGCTGAATCGCTATAAATCCGGTGAAATTGATATAACCGGACCGTTATCGCCGATTCAGTTCGCGTCGCTGCAAAAAGAGTACCCGCAGGAAGTAAAAATATCGCCGCAGCTTGGCACGTACTTCTATCAGTTCAATACGCAAAAACCGCCGTTTGATGATGCCAGAGTGCGCCGCGCCTTAGACCTGAGTTTGGATAAAACGGTTATCGCTGAAAAGGTAATGGGTATGGGGCAGAAGCCCGCATATAATCTGGTCCCTCAAAACACCGGTGGCTATACGCGGCAGGAACCGGAATGGGCAAACTGGACGCAAGAACAGCGCAATGCGGAAGCGAAAAAATTGCTGGAAGAGGCCGGTTTTAACGCGAAAAATCCGCTGCGCTTTAACCTGCTTTATAACACTTCAGAATCGCACCTGCGTGTTGCCATCGCGGCGAGTTCTATGTGGAAAAAGAACCTCGGCGTAGAGGCGACATTACAGAATCAGGAATGGAAAACCATGCTGGATACAATCCGCTCCGGCAACTACGAGGTGGTTCGCTATTCATGGATTGGGGATTACAATGAACCGAGTACCTTCCTGGAGATTCTGCAATCGGGTAACAGTAATAACAATTCCAAATTCAGTAACGTTGAATATGATGCGCTGCTGCAAAAAGCGCTGGCAGTAGGCAACAGACAAGAGAAACAGGGTATTTATCAGCAGGCGATGACGATTTTGAATCAGCAAGCACCATTGCTACCTATCTATCACTATTCATTGCCACAGATGGTGAAACCCTACATCGGCGGATTCTTGCCAGATATCCGTGGTAACTACTACGCACAGGACATGTACGTGATTAAACACTAG
- the slyA gene encoding transcriptional regulator SlyA has protein sequence MELPLGSDLARLVRVWRALVDHRLKPLELTQTHWVTLHNIYHLPPGQSQIQLAKAIGIEQPSLVRTLDQLEEKGLITRHVCAHDRRAKRIMLTESAEPIIQAVNGVISHTRSEVLFGITPEQVDELALLVSRLEKNILALHEHQV, from the coding sequence ATGGAATTGCCATTAGGATCTGATTTAGCTCGTCTGGTGCGCGTGTGGCGTGCGCTGGTCGATCACCGATTAAAACCACTTGAGCTGACTCAAACGCATTGGGTCACGTTGCATAACATATACCACTTACCCCCTGGCCAGTCGCAGATTCAATTGGCCAAAGCAATTGGTATTGAGCAACCCTCATTAGTTCGAACACTGGATCAGCTTGAGGAGAAAGGGTTAATCACTCGCCACGTTTGTGCTCACGATCGCCGAGCAAAACGTATTATGCTGACTGAATCAGCAGAACCAATAATACAGGCAGTCAATGGTGTAATTAGTCATACCCGAAGTGAGGTGTTATTTGGAATTACGCCAGAACAGGTTGATGAATTAGCGCTGTTGGTTTCGCGTCTTGAAAAAAATATATTGGCATTACATGAACATCAAGTGTAG
- the pdxH gene encoding pyridoxamine 5'-phosphate oxidase, producing the protein MTQERSPSDTTPLLQPTDIADIRREYTRDGLRRGDLPANPLDLFERWLKQACEAKLADPTAMSIATVDEHGQPYQRIVLLKHYDEKGMVFYTNMGSRKAHHLENNPRISLLFPWHMLERQVMVLGRVEKLPVLEVLKYFHSRPKDSQIGAWVSKQSSRISARGVLESKFLELKQKFQSGEVPLPSFWGGFRVVIDSVEFWQGGEHRLHDRFFYQRQEEGWQIDRLAP; encoded by the coding sequence ATGACTCAGGAACGCTCTCCCTCTGACACGACGCCTCTCCTTCAACCCACTGATATCGCCGACATCCGCCGTGAATACACGCGAGACGGGCTTCGTCGCGGCGATCTTCCCGCTAACCCGCTGGATTTATTTGAACGCTGGTTGAAACAGGCTTGTGAAGCGAAACTGGCCGATCCTACCGCGATGTCTATCGCGACCGTTGATGAACACGGACAGCCCTACCAGCGTATCGTTTTGCTTAAACACTATGATGAGAAAGGCATGGTGTTTTATACCAATATGGGCAGCCGCAAAGCTCATCATCTGGAAAACAATCCACGTATCAGCCTGCTGTTTCCCTGGCATATGCTGGAACGACAGGTAATGGTGCTGGGACGCGTAGAGAAACTGCCCGTGCTTGAGGTGTTGAAATACTTCCATAGTCGTCCGAAAGACAGCCAGATCGGTGCGTGGGTATCAAAGCAGTCTAGCCGGATTTCAGCGCGTGGCGTGCTGGAGAGCAAATTTTTGGAATTGAAGCAAAAATTCCAAAGCGGTGAAGTCCCTTTGCCGAGTTTCTGGGGGGGCTTCCGCGTCGTTATCGATTCTGTCGAGTTTTGGCAAGGCGGTGAACACCGCTTGCATGACCGATTTTTCTACCAGCGGCAGGAAGAGGGCTGGCAGATCGATCGTTTAGCGCCTTAA
- a CDS encoding glycine zipper 2TM domain-containing protein, which produces MMKRLLVVTLAGITLAGCANTSTLSGDVYSASEAKQVQTVTYGTIVSMRPVQIQAGEDSNVIGALGGAVLGGFLGNTIGGGSGRSLATAAGAVAGGVAGQSATGALNRTQGVELEIRRDDGSTIMVVQKQGDTKFSAGQRVAMASNGRSITVSPR; this is translated from the coding sequence ATGATGAAGCGTTTGCTTGTGGTTACCCTTGCTGGTATCACGCTAGCTGGTTGTGCTAATACCAGTACGCTTTCTGGTGATGTGTACAGCGCATCCGAAGCTAAACAGGTGCAGACCGTTACCTATGGCACCATCGTTTCTATGCGTCCGGTTCAGATTCAGGCTGGGGAAGATTCTAACGTGATCGGCGCGCTGGGCGGTGCCGTATTGGGTGGTTTCCTGGGTAATACTATCGGCGGCGGCTCCGGTCGTAGTCTGGCAACGGCGGCTGGCGCAGTAGCGGGTGGTGTAGCAGGTCAAAGCGCGACGGGTGCGCTGAACCGTACACAGGGCGTAGAGCTGGAAATTCGTCGTGATGACGGCAGTACCATCATGGTGGTACAGAAACAGGGCGATACGAAATTTAGCGCGGGTCAACGTGTTGCCATGGCGAGCAATGGCCGTAGCATCACCGTTTCTCCACGTTAA
- the tyrS gene encoding tyrosine--tRNA ligase, which produces MASSNLIKQLQERGLIAQVTDEEALAERLAQGPIALYCGFDPTADSLHLGHLVPLLCLKRFQLSGHQPVALVGGATGLIGDPSFKATERKLNTADTVGEWGEKIRRQVSPFLDFDCGKNSAIAANNYEWFGSMNVLDFLRDIGKHFSVNQMISKEAVKQRLNRDDVGISFTEFSYNLLQGYDFASLNKQHGVELQIGGSDQWGNITSGIDLTRRMNQKQVYGLTVPLITKSDGTKFGKTEGGAIWLDASKTSPYKFYQFWINTADADVYRFLKFFTFMSLEDIDALEEEDKNSGTAPRAQYVLAEDVTRMVHGEAGLEAARRITQSLFSGALQDMTQDDFAQLAQDGMPIIELENGADLQQALVSAELVPSRGQARTMIASNAVTINGEKQANPEYTFSAADRLFDRYTLLRRGKKHYCLICWKA; this is translated from the coding sequence ATGGCGAGTAGTAACCTGATTAAACAATTGCAAGAGCGGGGCTTGATTGCCCAGGTAACGGATGAGGAAGCGTTAGCAGAGCGGCTGGCGCAAGGGCCAATTGCACTGTATTGCGGTTTTGATCCTACCGCTGACAGCTTGCATTTGGGGCATCTGGTGCCGCTGCTCTGCCTGAAACGCTTCCAACTGTCTGGCCACCAGCCCGTTGCGTTAGTCGGTGGGGCGACGGGACTGATCGGCGACCCAAGTTTTAAAGCCACGGAACGTAAACTGAACACGGCTGACACCGTGGGTGAATGGGGAGAAAAAATTCGTCGTCAGGTTTCTCCATTCCTGGATTTTGACTGCGGTAAAAACAGCGCGATTGCGGCAAATAATTACGAGTGGTTCGGTAGTATGAACGTGCTGGATTTCTTACGTGATATCGGTAAACATTTCTCTGTTAATCAGATGATTAGCAAAGAAGCCGTCAAGCAGCGTTTAAATCGTGATGACGTGGGTATTTCATTCACTGAGTTCTCTTACAACCTGTTGCAGGGATATGACTTTGCCTCGTTGAACAAGCAGCATGGCGTCGAACTGCAAATCGGTGGTTCTGACCAGTGGGGTAATATTACGTCCGGTATCGATTTGACGCGCCGTATGAACCAGAAGCAAGTTTACGGCTTGACCGTTCCACTGATCACCAAATCTGATGGCACGAAATTCGGTAAAACGGAAGGCGGCGCAATCTGGCTGGATGCGAGCAAAACTAGCCCTTACAAATTCTACCAGTTCTGGATCAACACGGCAGATGCCGATGTGTACCGTTTCCTGAAATTCTTCACGTTCATGAGCCTCGAAGACATCGATGCGTTGGAAGAAGAAGACAAAAATAGCGGCACCGCGCCACGCGCCCAGTACGTGCTGGCGGAAGACGTCACTCGTATGGTACACGGTGAAGCGGGTCTGGAAGCCGCGCGTCGTATTACACAAAGCCTGTTCTCTGGCGCGTTGCAGGATATGACGCAGGACGATTTTGCTCAACTGGCGCAGGATGGTATGCCGATTATCGAACTGGAAAACGGCGCTGATTTACAACAGGCGCTGGTCAGTGCTGAGTTGGTGCCGTCACGCGGTCAAGCACGCACGATGATCGCGTCGAATGCGGTAACGATTAACGGTGAAAAACAGGCGAATCCTGAATACACCTTCAGTGCTGCCGACCGCCTGTTTGATCGCTACACTTTGTTGCGTCGCGGTAAAAAGCACTACTGCCTGATCTGCTGGAAAGCATAA
- the acnA gene encoding aconitate hydratase AcnA, whose translation MPSHLRDTCLDTLTVQKQIYHYYSLPKAAKTLGNIDKLPKSLKVLLENLLRHQDGDTVEQDDLQAVVDWLKTGHVDREIAYRPARVLMQDFTGVPAVVDLAAMRAAVKRLGGDVNKVNPLSPVDLVIDHSVTVDHFGDRQALTDNTQLEMARNRERYEFLRWGQHAFSYFSVVPPGTGICHQVNLEYLAKAIWYEKQGDKQFAYPDTLVGTDSHTTMINGLGVLGWGVGGIEAEAAMLGQPVSMLIPDVVGVKLSGKMREGITATDLVLTVTQMLRKHGVVGKFVEFYGDGLDSLPLADRATIANMAPEYGATCGFFPIDNITLDYMRLTNRAEEQIALVEAYSKQQGLWRNAGDEPIFTSQLALDLATVETSLAGPKRPQDRVPLAGVPEAFKASRELEVSTVKNRSDYEEFTLEGETHRLQQGAVVIAAITSCTNTSNPSVLMTAGLLAKNAVECGLKTKPWVKTSLAPGSRVVTDYYAKAGLTPFLDELGFNLVGYGCTTCIGNSGPLPDAIEAAIKEGDLTVGAVLSGNRNFEGRIHPLVKTNWLASPPLVVAYALAGNMNVDLTQEPLGEDRDGKAVYLKDIWPSTKAVADAVLNVSAGMFHKQYAAVFEGTQEWQEIEVDNNPTYQWPEESTYIRQTPFFLAMGKEPEPVQDIHNARILAMLGDSVTTDHISPAGNIKRDSPAGKYLLERGVETTEFNSYGSRRGNHEVMMRGTFANIRIRNEMVAGKEGGYTRHIPSQNEMTVYDAAMRYKDENIPLALFAGKEYGSGSSRDWAAKGPRLLGVRVVIAESFERIHRSNLIGMGILPLEFPDGVTRKTLQLTGDEQISITGLNQLTPGATVEINITGADGNTQAIKTRCRIDTRNELTYYQNDGILHYVIRNML comes from the coding sequence ATGCCATCACACCTTCGCGACACTTGTCTGGACACACTGACGGTACAGAAGCAGATTTACCATTACTACAGCCTGCCGAAGGCGGCGAAAACGCTTGGCAATATCGATAAATTACCGAAATCGCTCAAGGTGCTGCTGGAGAATTTGTTGCGTCATCAGGACGGCGACACAGTAGAGCAGGACGATCTTCAGGCGGTTGTGGACTGGCTGAAAACCGGTCATGTTGACCGAGAAATTGCCTATCGTCCTGCGCGTGTATTGATGCAGGACTTTACCGGCGTGCCTGCCGTGGTCGACCTGGCGGCGATGCGAGCGGCGGTGAAACGGCTGGGCGGCGATGTGAATAAGGTTAACCCGCTGTCGCCGGTCGATCTGGTTATCGACCACTCGGTGACGGTGGACCACTTCGGCGATCGTCAGGCGCTCACAGATAACACGCAGCTCGAAATGGCGCGTAACCGTGAGCGTTATGAGTTTTTGCGCTGGGGACAACATGCTTTTAGCTACTTCAGCGTCGTGCCACCGGGAACCGGGATTTGCCATCAGGTGAATCTGGAGTATCTCGCCAAGGCCATCTGGTATGAAAAGCAGGGCGACAAGCAGTTTGCTTATCCTGATACGCTGGTAGGAACCGATTCGCATACCACGATGATTAACGGTTTGGGCGTGCTCGGCTGGGGCGTCGGCGGGATAGAGGCAGAGGCTGCGATGCTGGGGCAGCCTGTTTCGATGCTGATCCCTGACGTGGTCGGCGTCAAGCTAAGCGGCAAGATGCGTGAAGGGATCACGGCAACCGATCTGGTCCTAACGGTCACGCAGATGCTGCGTAAGCACGGCGTGGTCGGCAAGTTTGTGGAATTTTACGGCGATGGGTTGGATTCGCTGCCGCTGGCGGATCGCGCGACTATCGCTAACATGGCACCGGAATACGGTGCGACCTGTGGCTTTTTTCCTATCGACAACATCACGCTGGATTACATGCGGCTGACCAACCGTGCGGAAGAACAGATTGCCTTGGTGGAAGCCTACAGTAAGCAGCAGGGGCTGTGGCGTAATGCGGGGGATGAGCCGATATTCACCAGCCAGCTCGCGCTGGATTTGGCAACGGTGGAAACCAGCCTGGCGGGGCCGAAACGCCCGCAGGATCGTGTGCCGCTGGCTGGCGTACCGGAAGCCTTTAAAGCCAGCCGGGAACTGGAAGTTAGCACGGTGAAGAACCGTTCTGACTATGAAGAATTTACGCTGGAAGGGGAAACGCATCGTTTACAGCAGGGTGCCGTCGTGATCGCCGCGATCACGTCCTGCACCAATACCTCCAACCCGAGCGTGCTGATGACAGCCGGACTGCTGGCAAAAAATGCCGTCGAGTGCGGTCTGAAAACCAAGCCGTGGGTTAAGACCTCGCTGGCACCGGGCTCGCGGGTCGTAACGGATTACTATGCGAAAGCGGGATTAACGCCGTTCCTCGACGAGTTGGGGTTCAATCTGGTGGGCTACGGCTGTACCACCTGTATCGGTAACTCCGGCCCGCTGCCGGATGCGATTGAAGCGGCGATAAAAGAAGGCGATCTGACAGTAGGCGCCGTGCTGTCCGGCAACCGCAACTTTGAAGGTCGTATTCATCCGCTGGTGAAAACGAACTGGCTGGCGTCACCGCCGCTGGTGGTCGCGTACGCGTTGGCAGGGAATATGAACGTCGATCTGACACAAGAACCGCTGGGTGAAGATCGTGACGGGAAAGCTGTCTACCTGAAGGATATCTGGCCGTCGACTAAGGCGGTGGCGGATGCGGTATTAAACGTCAGCGCAGGCATGTTCCACAAACAGTATGCCGCCGTGTTTGAAGGCACGCAGGAGTGGCAAGAGATCGAGGTCGACAACAACCCCACCTATCAATGGCCGGAAGAATCGACCTATATTCGCCAAACGCCTTTCTTTCTGGCGATGGGGAAAGAACCAGAACCGGTTCAGGATATCCACAACGCGCGCATTCTGGCGATGCTGGGCGATTCGGTCACAACCGATCATATCTCGCCGGCGGGTAACATCAAACGCGATAGCCCGGCAGGGAAATACTTGCTGGAGCGCGGCGTCGAAACCACGGAGTTTAACTCTTACGGTTCACGGCGTGGTAACCATGAAGTCATGATGCGCGGCACGTTTGCCAACATCCGAATCCGTAATGAGATGGTGGCGGGTAAAGAGGGCGGCTATACCCGGCACATTCCGTCGCAGAATGAGATGACGGTCTATGACGCGGCGATGCGTTACAAAGACGAAAACATCCCGCTGGCGCTGTTTGCTGGCAAAGAGTATGGCTCTGGTTCTAGCCGCGATTGGGCGGCAAAAGGCCCGCGTTTGCTGGGCGTCCGCGTGGTGATCGCCGAATCGTTCGAACGTATTCACCGCTCTAATCTGATTGGAATGGGGATTCTGCCGCTGGAGTTCCCTGATGGTGTGACGCGTAAAACGCTGCAATTAACCGGGGACGAACAAATCTCGATTACGGGATTAAATCAACTGACACCGGGTGCGACGGTTGAGATAAACATCACGGGGGCGGATGGCAATACGCAGGCGATCAAGACCCGCTGCCGCATCGACACCCGTAATGAACTGACTTATTACCAGAACGACGGCATCCTGCACTACGTTATCCGCAATATGCTGTAA